The Cydia pomonella isolate Wapato2018A chromosome 9, ilCydPomo1, whole genome shotgun sequence sequence AAAATCTTAAAATCATCACCGACATTTAGCGAAGTTTTCACCTTTCAATGGCGACTGGAAAATGGCGGATAGGAAACAACAACCCAAGCCGACAGTGCTGCGCCCGGCGGCCGTATTTGGAACTACAAAGCGTTCCGTTCCACGATTCTGCGCATTCTTgagtagatttttattttaaaccagAATAACATGTTGCTGATtgtataactaataaaattaaacatactttattaattcataaaacTACGATTCAgacaaaataaacattaaacatgCTTAATTTCggtcatttaaattttttggcTGTATGTCGCGATCAACTCCTTAGCTTTGCTCtcaatttcagttttaaaaaaacaatctgtcaaatgttttgcaaaaaatgtaaaattgttaatatatttaaaaatccgtatttctttaagtaatattaatataaacttCAATTTATCCCaatattcaaatatcatttagtTGTTACTAGTCAAAATGCTGCGAAATGTTTTATTACCTTTGTCACGTTCGACTTTTCAGGTTaattttggtttatttatttcggCAAAACtacactttattatttataaggcgGCTGAAAGTTGACTAATAATATGCTTACAGGTGATGACGGCTAGGcataaacaaataaaagtgCCTAAAGTCTCAAAGAAATTGCAATCAGCTGCAGAATCATTAGCGGCCAGAGGGTGAGCATGAGCACGGCATAGATTTACATAATTGTTAAATTGAAATGGCATTGCCTCGTTCAAATTGTCTTAACTTACATGGTTAACAGGATTTCTGTTTAATTTTCCAGATTTCTCCGTCCCAACAAACCCTGGGATCCACCAAGCGATATTGAGCAGACCATCCTAGAGATATGCACAGAGAATGGCCTGAGCATGGATGCGGAATTCATGTCATTGAAACTCAAGTTTACTGTGCTGAATGCCTGCTTCCAGGAGACAGGGCATAGTGTTCCCAACTCATTGCTGCATAGTATTGAGACTGTTGGTAAGTCAATCTGTCAACTTTAATCTTTTTATACGGGTTTTGCCTTACATATGGCTTTCAAACCTGGAACTTAAAtcaataatcaaaaataaaatacagaccACCCAAAGAGCTATTTAGTTTAGGCATTAAGctaaaagataaaataagatGCTCAGATATTACAAAAAGGACAAAAGTAACTGATGCCTTACATTTCGCTCAGAGTAAGGCATGTGGCAAGACTGAATGATGGTAGGTGGACAGGAAAGGCAACCAAAGGACCAGGGCTCTAGAAAGAGAGGATACCCACACCCACGTGGCAGGACGAAATCGTTGCAACTGCAGGCAAAGAATGGCAAAGCGTAGCAATAGATAAAGTCAGATGGAAGCAGCTGGAGGAGCCTTTTACTGGAAAAGGGTTTTAGACCCCTTTCCAGTAACCATTTCCATttttttgatactgacagacaATGCTAAACCTAAACTGCTAGAGGTACTTGAAATTAGGAACATATTCTTCAACTAACAGAGGGCCACTAAGAGAAGATTTTAAGAAATTCAAGCCTAGACTAAGGTTGCCTTTacattaacgcattcactgccagcaacccgcCAGGCGGGTGCTCAGTCCATATTCGCTCTTCGCTACATAcgcattttcccatgttatcggctacgctcgtagcgcgtagcacgcgctggcactgaatgtgttaagttAGATTAGAGAATCCACCaaatagcattggttgtaatccacaTCTCATCTCCACAATCTCCACTCTGCTGGTTTATAACCAATGCTATTAGTTGATTCCTCTTATCTATGCTTGTCTCTGAATCAGTGTAAATCCAACCTAAGATGATGATAAAAATAACAGATAGGTGAAGTtgagtttataaatatgtatacatttcttcaccttaaacTATTGTAATAAGCCTTGCCTTCTAAGAGTGAAGTCAATGTTCTAATTAACTTTCtccttttaaagtattttaaaggttgtctggaagagatcactctagcaataagaccgcctgtcATGTATTAtgtgtgtgcaataaagaggatttgtgaATGACAAATCACATATGTTATGTACTTAATTTTCCAGAGGACCTGCTAGAGTTCTACAAGACCCCAGTGGATACTAAAACACCATTTGATTCTTTGAAGAAGATGGACTTGCCCAAGAATCTGCATGTACAAGAAAACTATGTCAGATTCCATCCtggtaaactttttttttgttatattatcaCTATCATCAGTCACACTGTCACACCAGTGGCATATTTCATTGGCTAAAATTGCAAACCTCGTAAGTTTGAAGAACATTAAGGATTTGCAACTCTATCTAATAATATGAGTACCTTAAGTTGGAAACCTCCTAACTTATTTATAAGATATAGGTTTGTACTTAGCCAACAATTTTATGTTTTGATGCCCTGGGCCTATAACAGTTTGTCACCCCGGAGTAGCCCAAAATTTCTGTATTTAACAGATATagactaaatacatatatagatcCTTGCTTTCTgcaatcatgttttttttaaacatattcatAACCCATTTTATTATGATGATTCTCCTGACCGATTTTGGCCACAACAACTGTGTGCCCTGCTATTTTTAATGAAGCATTATTAAAGGGTGATCTCAAGGCAGAAAACGAGCCcgcatattaattaattaatttatttatttctttatttcaggccaatttacccatagattgttagttatatacagacttacaatactagtgttagtacatcttaACCTAGGTCTCACGGCTTCATTTGGGGTCTTGGTACACAGGACGATGAGCAGACGCCCAGTGGCATAAAAATGGACAGTCCCATCTCTCCGCTATATCTACCAGCAAGCTGTTGGTGCTACCCCGCAAGTGATGCATTTGAGAGGCGATTCTTTTTCTCATTATTGCATGAAAATCGTCCATTCGTGCTTGCGCAAATATGCCTGAGGTACTACTGCAAAAGCGTGGtagccccaacagcatcctgaagcCGTTATTAAACTGGACATGTAGAGCACCCCACTCTGCTGGTTTGCATATGCATATCTCTGTTGGCATATGCCCCGTACACACCTACAGGCAGAGTGTAGATAATGAACTGCTAGCCATAGGACTGAGCTGGAATGAGGCCAAGATAGTTGCTGAAAATAGAAAGCCATGAAAGGATCTTGTGGATGCCCTCTATGCACCTCCGGGGTGTCCTTAGGAcaagcaacaacaacaaatttATGTGGCTTGCATACCTTGCCTTCCTGCTAAATCCTGCTGTATATGTAATTCACAGAAAGGGCTGACTGACTGTATATGCTAATCTGTAACATGTTTTGTTCCTCAAAACTGTAACAGGCATAATTCTCCTAATCCagacatattataaaataatcacTTTACTGGATCAAAATAGTCTTAAATTAGTGCCTGTAATTCTGCAATatagtaaagaaaaaaacaacttactttAAGTCCACCATTTTCTGTTTCAGACAAAGATACCCTCTTTGATGGCCAGTCAGCGTTCCCCAAGAGTTCCACCATTGTCTCCGGCTTGAAGACGAGAAAGAAGTATGAGGGATACTCCGCTAAGAGATCATGGCCTTAAGACAATCATTATGTCATATATGAGTTAgatgtttaataaaaatgttaatagaatagaattgaaTTTCATTTATTACACATAAGTTATTATCAACTTTTCATGTTAGTTGAGAACTGAGAAGCTTGATTTGGTAAGAAATCATTTTCTTCTCTGATTACACAAAAATGGGACTGAGAATGTTATAAAACCCTCATTTCTGTCATCTCTAGTAGTAACTGGAAATTGATTAGTTGAacaaaagtaacaaaacatagtttaatataaaatataagtaataaaaaatgttaatctATATGTCCTTTTACATGCCAGTCCGTGCACCTATATAATAGCATAAACAAAATCACCTCTATATATCCTTTGCAATTATACAGCTGTAAGAAAGCCATAGTTGAATGGATAAAACAATTAGACTGAGGAAACAGAAGCACTTTTACAAAAACTAACATATATTCATGTTCatgatcaaataaataaatatacatgtatGAATTCATAtccataattatatataaacacacAAGCGTGCACTCTCCCACACACACATGCACACATCTTAGTATAAATGTAGTTTAGTTAGTAAGATTTTCGGTTACTACTTATGGACCTATGTAACTTTAGTAGGAAGAGTGGGATCTCATGCCACAAgtataattttacttactaGGAGATTCCAACCATAATTTGTTGTACACAATATTGTAACCAATAAACGCTTTTTCATTGTCATGTCCTAATGCTCAGTCACCCCTCTTCTGAAACTCGAGAAGGATTGGGTTGTTCCCATGTTGGCCCAAAGCTGGTGGAGAATTTGGGATCTTCACATAGGCGCCTATACCTTTAAATTTctttacatatatacaattatacaggtttcctcacgatattatATTTCACCAAGAAACGAATAATGTCGAATCATATTTCGTATATACGTTCTGAAAAACTCAATGACAAAGTGAGGACTCAAACCCGCTAcatggattgaaagtcggactcCAGAAGTTCCTGAACCACTGTCCTTCACTTTcatagtaggtatataagtaaaaatatagtttACAAAAGCAAAGTATAGGACTAACTTTACTAAATTCAAAATACTTCATTTGGAATTTACAAAACCCCTTTCACTCATCAATTCATCAATCACAAATAATGATTTTGTATCATATGATCATGTAAGATGTAAGTTTCATGATGAGATAAAATGGAACAAAgtttttgtttacgtttattGCGTTATCAGTATATCTCATacgtaattaattttgtttttatgtgtaaaacaaaaaattgattAGGTACTAATACAATAAATAGCaagttaaattaagttttttacttACCTGTCGGTTAGGTACTAAAAAAATTCAAGTTGAAGATACAGGAAGCACTTGACTTGATCACTTGATTTAGTTTAGTAGAGCAATTAATTCATATGAAATAAATAGGTGaagtttacattattttgcattttgcCAAGTTTCCCAAGAAAAATCGCAAAGTACGAAAACTTCGCTTCCAACAGTTCCAACTTGCCAATTCAAACAAGAATCAACATTTTCTTTCGCGTAGCGACATCTAGTAACGATAAGGAGTAAACGTTACTTTCGGATTTGTAGGTTCCGTGCCACTAGATGGCAGTAAGGAAAAAGTTTTTTGAATTGCTAGAAAGACATagttttttctattaaaataaatttgaaaataaataaatatactttttatttaggtatttgctGCCAAATGGACAtcttacaatatttttgtattaaattgtGCAGCGACTATAGCACAAAATCCTAAACGGAAGAATGtcaaattgacagtgacattgacatttgTCGGGTTGTCGGTCATCGGCTGTTGGTTGGTCGCTTACGGCGGAGGTTATGACCCGTAAAGTGATCTAAAATGGACATGTATTCGTCCGTAATTCCTAATTAAAGTGATCAAATAGCATTTTAGCAATAAAAATGCATATCTTATTAATATTGTGTTTTATAATCGTCGGTGTATATTCGTGTGTTTCATGGTAAGTTAGAAAATGGCATTCCTAtgttattgttgttgttttgcTGAGTGtttatttctgttttatgtatttttaggcTGCTGCCGACTCTCTTGTCCTGGCTATTCAAGAGAAAGTACCATATAAAGCTAAAAATCGGTCGCATTGGTTTGCCGAAGTTAATATTACGAGATGTGAACTTATCTAGAGATGGGTATTCTATTGTAAGTAATAACAAAGTATTTATTTCTTACTACTTCTAATACCTTGCGAGTAACGCATTTGTAGCTTTTGActacttaattttattacaaaattataacAATCATAGAATTTCCAGTAATGGAACAATAATAGAATTTCACATGTTATCTGTATTTTAGGTTGGGGTATAGGAAAGGGGGTTGTTGGGACTTTAAAACATTCAGTGtcttttttttcttacagtaACCTACTTTTTATTAGTGTGCatgtatagaatagaatagaataatttattcgcaagaatatgtatgtacaaaggTGTCCTTATAAATAGTGAGTAACAATATTCAGCCATTTGGCATGCAAATTTTAGGAAATGTaagtgctcgctcgctcgctctgtgtggacccggctaattaaGCATCTTTTGCCACGTAACATTTTTCTAAGAGTGACATTATGCCTTGGGTTGGGTCTGACCATAGTTTAGAAGTACAACATTGTATTATTGAGTTATTTGTTACAACTCCACAGATAAATTGTTTACAAACTGGATGAATACATTTATAAACTGGatgaatatgtataaaattttattgcttataattattttaaattgatcTTGAATACACTTAACGGATGTAAGttgtgattaccttttatattgtttttattgagctcccgcACCCACAGATGCAGATGCAGTTACaggcatcttgttcacgggtagaCAATGTTCTAAATGACATtaacatgtcacagttttcaattgtttggttaagttaaatgtaatgcccgtgcaacaataacgctatatgcaacatttaattactttttataacaaaaaaaa is a genomic window containing:
- the LOC133521653 gene encoding large ribosomal subunit protein mL50, encoding MLRNVLLPLSRSTFQVMTARHKQIKVPKVSKKLQSAAESLAARGFLRPNKPWDPPSDIEQTILEICTENGLSMDAEFMSLKLKFTVLNACFQETGHSVPNSLLHSIETVEDLLEFYKTPVDTKTPFDSLKKMDLPKNLHVQENYVRFHPDKDTLFDGQSAFPKSSTIVSGLKTRKKYEGYSAKRSWP